In Aedes albopictus strain Foshan chromosome 3, AalbF5, whole genome shotgun sequence, the following are encoded in one genomic region:
- the LOC109404981 gene encoding integrator complex subunit 2 yields the protein MNFAPVTPRAFAAIQNLNIAELAQCSASEIRPLLPCLVRMSLLPPLDGTKSWMDNRKQLLSILAGIEVVNNIVSLLQVSFHELEVDVKKEQQLRQKIGYTAQDSAQFHSLPNGVVMGFERADIVSKVRVVLSELFYIQAQIMEQTAQAAMQKSSNEVVIKKSELFDNDIYLEEIADIICIALAELPSLLNLLDVVDTLLYVNNGSRIVCWVVANMPDCFREVVTTLITNGDEDTPEGKLRLAALYELCEMNPSQALTTRTICVEQTKMPSLMLKLSLKDPQNLVAFVSGLLLGNDQNIRQFFALYVRTSQKRKGDALHLLRDELLKQLQNIVVFSHNSQLPEEYVVQSAAMLRLYCALRGISGIKFTDEEIMHLMQLITSKPPPTPAGIRFVSLGLCMLIACPSIIAHQGIEAKIIEWIQWLIKEEAYFESVSEVSASFGEMLLLMAIHFHSNQLNHICELACSTLGMKFPLRPNTITRMKYIFTQEIFTEQVVAAHAIKVPVTMNLNANIPGYLPVHCIHQLLKSRAFSKHKVPIKNWIYKQICTSVTPLHPVLPALIEVYVNSIIMPNQKGPIEHTHKALSEQEIQQVFQNTMFASKQESMRQQTTGNNDHEPMETNQLDDAATASNANLTPQLLLLYYLLLYEDVRLSNMVNIITSGRQVKSYSNEFMSELPIKYLLQQAQRNQQEYSVLFSPLLRLLVTHFPHLSLVDDWIDEECISLEHTSNVPVSELNIVEAFEEIELSPGKTIKLLKIMMRKSPTDLWPLAETFIRYFKAILSSTVPRQIQELYKNVWIRLNTVFPRRLWVMSINALMPEDAVTRNFTLTQENILIDPLQVLRCDERVFRCASALAIVLRILQASLAASKSQLTRHMLDKPLIDVGNQVKSDTDREELKLALVASQESVAVQILLEACLETEDDRIKPGRQWALREIRGVICSYIHQVFIAEPSLAKLVHFQGYHRELLPMTVRGIPSMHICLDFIPELLSMVEMDKQIFAIDLTSHLSLQYALPKSLSIAKLCLNTLTTLLGVLSSDTRVEMFRAVLPCIVRFSEAFPPLLDECIMFLMQLGRIAESQSALGRSVSLPNLYLGPEAKVRSHSKRSQYAEKLVDEIKETFNKLLDDAIMNPKIY from the exons ATGAATTTCGCACCGGTAACGCCGCGGGCCTTCGCGGCCATTCAAAACCTCAACATTGCCGAGCTGGCACAGTGCAGCGCCAGTGAAATCCGCCCTCTGCTGCCGTGTTTGGTGCGGATGAGCTTACTTCCCCCGCTGGATGGGACCAAAAGTTGGATGGACAACCGGAAACAGCTACTATCGATATTGGCCGGCATAGAGGTGGTGAACAACATCGTTTCCCTGCTGCAGGTCAGCTTTCACGAGCTGGAGGTGGACGTCAAGAAGGAGCAACAGCTGAG ACAAAAAATAGGATACACAGCTCAGGATTCCGCTCAGTTCCACAGTTTGCCAAATGGTGTTGTGATGGGCTTCGAGAGAGCCGACATTGTTAGCAAAGTGCGAGTAGTTCTGTCGGAACTGTTCTACATCCAGGCGCAGATTATGGAGCAGACAGCCCAAGCAGCCATGCAAAAGTCCTCGAACGAAGTGGTCATCAAAAAGTCGGAACTGTTCGATAACGACATTTATCTGGAGGAGATTGCTGATATTATTTGTATTGCATTGGCTGAACTTCCTTCACTTTTGAACCTGCTGGATGTGGTCGATACTCTTCTGTATGTTAACAATGGAAGCCGGATTGTATGCTGGGTGGTGGCCAACATGCCCGACTGCTTTCGCGAGGTGGTTACAACATTGATAACCAATGGGGATGAGGATACACCGGAGGGCAAGCTGCGGCTTGCTGCCCTGTACGAGTTGTGCGAAATGAACCCAAGCCAGGCACTGACCACCCGGACTATTTGCGTGGAACAGACGAAGATGCCCTCGTTGATGCTCAAGCTCAGTTTGAAAGATCCACAGAACTTG GTTGCCTTTGTTTCCGGATTGCTTTTGGGGAACGATCAGAACATTCGTCAGTTTTTCGCATTGTACGTTCGAACCAGCCAGAAACGAAAAGGGGACGCATTGCATTTACTAAGAGACGAACTGCTGAAGCAGCTGCAGAACATTGTAGTATTTTCGCACAACTCCCAGCTTCCGGAGGAGTATGTGGTACAATCGGCTGCCATGCTGAGATTGTACTGCGCTCTACGGGGAATTTCCGGAATCAAATTCACCGATGAAGAGATAATGCATCTGATGCAGTTGATTACTTCCAAACCTCCTCCAACACCGGCGGGAATCCGTTTCGTATCCCTTGGACTTTGCATGCTGATAGCTTGTCCTTCAATAATCGCCCATCAAGGAATCGAAGCAAAAATTATCGAATGGATCCAATGGTTGATCAAAGAGGAGGCATATTTCGAAAGCGTGAGCGAAGTATCGGCCTCTTTCGGGGAGATGTTACTGCTGATGGCCATTCACTTCCACAGCAACCAACTGAATCACATATGCGAGTTGGCTTGCTCCACGCTTGGCATGAAGTTTCCCCTCCGCCCGAATACGATCACCCGCATGAAGTACATATTCACCCAGGAAATCTTCACGGAGCAAGTAGTGGCCGCACATGCCATCAAGGTTCCGGTAACGATGAATCTGAACGCAAACATTCCCGGTTACCTTCCGGTCCATTGCATCCATCAGCTGCTCAAATCGCGAGCCTTCTCCAAGCACAAAGTACCGATCAAAAACTGGATCTACAAGCAGATTTGTACTTCGGTGACTCCACTGCACCCGGTTCTGCCGGCCTTGATTGAAGTGTACGTGAACTCCATCATAATGCCCAACCAGAAGGGTCCCATCGAACATACGCATAAGGCGCTGTCTGAGCAGGAAATTCAGCAAGTGTTTCAGAACACGATGTTTGCTTCGAAACAG GAATCCATGAGACAACAAACTACAGGAAACAACGATCATGAACCAATGGAAACCAACCAACTCGATGACGCAGCAACAGCGAGCAACGCAAATTTGACACCTCAGCTTCTTCTGCTGTATTACCTGCTACTGTACGAGGATGTTCGTCTGAGCAACATGGTCAACATCATCACCAGTGGCCGACAGGTGAAAAGCTATTCAAACGAGTTCATGTCTGAGCTTCCGATCAAGTATCTGCTCCAGCAAGCACAACGAAACCAGCAAGAGTACAGCGTATTGTTCAGTCCTCTTCTGCGCTTGCTCGTCACGCATTTCCCGCATCTCTCGCTCGTTGACGATTGGATAGATGAAGAGTGCATTTCACTTGAGCATACTTCGAATGTACCGGTAAGTGAGCTCAACAtcgtggaagcttttgaagaaattgagCTCAGTCCCGGAAAGACGATAAAACTGTTGAAGATCATGATGAGAAAGTCACCAACGGATCTATGGCCTTTGGCCGAAACCTTCATTCGGTATTTCAAAGCGATCCTGAGCAGTACTGTTCCTCGGCAGATACAGGAATTATACAAAAACGTATGGATACGCTTGAATACAGTTTTTCCTCGTCGGCTCTGGGTGATGTCCATAAACGCCCTAATGCCAGAGGACGCCGTGACGAGGAACTTTACACTAACGCAAGAGAACATACTGATCGATCCTTTGCAAGTGCTGCGATGCGATGAACGAGTGTTCCGCTGTGCCAGTGCACTGGCAATAGTTTTGCGCATTTTACAGGCAAGTTTAGCAGCATCCAAAAGTCAGCTTACGCGTCATATGTTGGACAAACCGTTGATTGACGTTGGAAATCAGGTCAAATCGGACACAGACCGAGAAGAGCTCAAACTAGCCTTGGTAGCATCACAAGAAAGTGTAGCAGTCCAAATTCTACTCGAAGCATGCCTGGAAACGGAAGATGATCGCATAAAACCGGGTCGCCAATGGGCCCTTCGAGAGATTCGAGGAGTGATCTGTTCCTACATCCATCAGGTATTTATTGCTGAGCCGTCGCTTGCTAAGCTAGTGCATTTCCAAGGCTATCATCGTGAGCTGCTTCCGATGACCGTCCGTGGCATTCCGTCGATGCATATCTGCTTGGACTTCATACCGGAACTGTTGAGCATGGTTGAAATGGATAAGCAGATCTTTGCGATTGATCTCACATCGCACTTGTCGCTCCAGTATGCTCTTCCGAAATCGCTGAGTATTGCAAAGCTTTGTCTCAATACGCTTACCACACTTTTGGGAG TTCTTTCCAGTGACACCCGTGTCGAAATGTTCCGTGCCGTGCTGCCGTGTATTGTCCGCTTTTCGGAAGCCTTCCCGCCTTTGCTGGACGAGTGCattatgtttttgatgcagctTGGACGTATCGCTGAGTCGCAATCGGCCCTGGGACGATCCGTTTCACTGCCGAACCTGTATCTGGGCCCGGAGGCGAAAGTGCGCTCCCACAGCAAGCGATCCCAGTACGCGGAGAAGCTGGTCGATGAGATCAAGGAAACGTTCAACAAATTATTGGACGACGCTATTATGAATCCAAAAATTTACTGA